In Acidobacteriota bacterium, the genomic stretch GAGACCTAGAAAGAAAATCACCAGGAGAATGATGAATCCATAGGGAACGATCTTTTCAAAACTTCTCGCAGCATTCTCGGGCAGGATGCCCATGAGTACGCCCCCACCATCGAGGGGAGGAACGGGGATAAGATTGAAGACACCAAGCATGAAGTTGATCAAAATTCCATATTTAATGAATTCTGAAATCATCATCTGTGCTAAGTTCGGTTCCTCTTGAAGAGTTACAATTCCCGAGTGAATCGAAAGAAAGGCGACAAGAAGAAAGATGAATCCCAGCGTGAAGTTGCTCAAAGGCCCCGCAAACGATATCCAGAGATCATCCTTTCTCGGATTATTCAGATTGAGAGGATTCACTGGAACGGGCTTCGCCCAGCCGATGAGAGGAATATTGTAAAGAAACTGCAAAATGGGGAAAATGACGGTACCAATGGGATCGATGTGAGCCAGTGGATTTAAGGAGATTCTTCCTAGGCTCTTTGCAGTAGGATCTCCGAAGCGATCTGCAGTCCATGCATGAGCGCTTTCGTGGACGGTGAGGGAGAGTAGAAGTATGACATATTGAACAGCAGCTGTCTTGATTTGAATGAGATTGATGTCCACCCCATCACCATCCGTCCTTGAAAATTTTGCCTATGCTAACACACACAGACCGCATAGTCAATGAAGGAGAGCCTTGATAATCTTCCCCTTCTGCTTGCATATCCGTTTGTGCATCTCGTGTTCCAGTTGCGTCAGAATGGCCTCCCAGGCATATTTCTCTGTATCTTCGCCGGGGTACATCTTCTTATTGGATTCGGCAATGGCAATTTGAGTGTGGAATTGCTTGTCCTTGTTGTCCGATCTTCTGATGAGAACGTCCAAACGTAATGTGTATGTAATGACTAGCCTCGTTCTGGCATCGGGATCGCCTTGCTCTGATACGATTTCTCCAAGAGAGGCACCATAGTCCCGTAATACTTTTAGCTCCAGGATCGTTGCTTCAAGAACGAGATCGGCATGCTCCCGGCTCTCTGTCACCACTCTGAGGAAGCATTCCGCTTTTAACAGATAGTTTTCAAGAAGGTTTGAAATATCAGTCCTGTAGGATTCTCTGTTCTTCTCTTCTCCATATTGAACTAGAATCCTGATGGAAGCTGGAATGGGTTCTTCGACTTTCGCTGCAAGGTCTTCCAATACGGAGAAAAGCAACACTGAGCCGGGAGCGATAATGAGGGATATCAGCTCAACAATGATTCTTTGGCACTTACGGTTTCTGCGATCCATGATTATGCACAGGAGATGTTCTTCTACGATTGAAACGTCTCATCTCCTGCTCTGAAGGACGTTCTTGATGGTCATAAGAGCGGCACTGACTCTCTGGATCCTGCGATTCCTTTTCTTAATGGCGTCGATGTCGTCAAGAGGAGGCTGTTCTGCCCGTGTTTCTCGCTGGAGTTTTTCGAGTTCGCTCTGGAGTGCCATCATTTCATAAGATGTAAATTTCTTCAGATAGTTCGGCGAGAGAAGGATGTATCCCTCCGCAATGTCCCGTGACATGGCGTATGCTGAACCACCGATGAACGTCCCCATGGTTCCTCCGTTTATTGCTATTTTAACAGAACTGCACCTGATTGACATTGAGTTCATCAATAATTAGCC encodes the following:
- a CDS encoding site-2 protease family protein; translation: MDINLIQIKTAAVQYVILLLSLTVHESAHAWTADRFGDPTAKSLGRISLNPLAHIDPIGTVIFPILQFLYNIPLIGWAKPVPVNPLNLNNPRKDDLWISFAGPLSNFTLGFIFLLVAFLSIHSGIVTLQEEPNLAQMMISEFIKYGILINFMLGVFNLIPVPPLDGGGVLMGILPENAARSFEKIVPYGFIILLVIFFLGLLKYLFLPVWILLDLLIRISGIETIFIMAG